A region of the Rhizobium binae genome:
GGAAAAATGCACGTCGTCCTGCGTCACCGACAGGCCGCCGCCGGAGGCGACGCGGATCTGCTCGTGCACCAGATCGATGCCGGTGATTGCTTCGGTGATCGGATGTTCCACCTGCAGGCGGGTGTTCATTTCGATGAAATAGAACTCGCCGTTCTCATAGAGGAATTCGATCGTGCCGGCGCCGCGATATTTCAGCTTCTTCATGGCGTCGGCGCAGATCTGGCCGATCTTCATGCGCTGCTCGACATTGAGCGCCGGCGAATTCGCCTCTTCCCAGACCTTCTGGTGGCGGCGCTGCAACGAGCAGTCGCGTTCGCCGAGATGGATGGCATTGCCTTCGCCGTCGCCGAATACCTGGATTTCGATGTGGCGCGGCTTGCCGAGATACTTTTCCATGTAAACGGCATCGTTGCCGAAAGCGGCTGCCGCTTCGGTGCGCGCCGTCGACCAGGCCTCGATCAGGTCGGCCTCGCTCCTGGCGACCTTCATGCCGCGCCCGCCGCCGCCGGCTGTCGCCTTGATCAGCACGGGATAGCCGATTTCGGCGGCCGTCCGCAGCGCATCCTCTTCGGTCTTCACTTCGCCGTCCGAGCCCGGCACGACGGGAATGCCGAGTTCCAGCGCCGTCGTCTTGGCGGTGATCTTGTCGCCCATGATGCGGATGTGATCCGCCGTCGGCCCGATGAAGGTGATGCCATGGGCTTCGAGAATATCGGCGAACTTGGCGTTCTCGGAGAGAAAGCCGTAGCCCGGATGCACGGCGTCGGCGCCGGTGATCTCGCAGGCGGCGACGATCTGATGGATATTGAGATAGCTCTCGCGCGAGGAGGGCGGGCCGATGCAGACACTTTCGTCGGCAAGGCGCACATGCATGGCATCGGCGTCGGCGGTTGAATGCACCACGACGCAGGCGATGCCGAGCTCCTTGCAGGCCCGGAGCACGCGAAGGGCAATTTCCCCGCGATTGGCGATGAGGATTTTCGAAATCATGGGCATGGGCCTATTCGATGACGACGAGGGCTTGGCCGTATTCGACGGGATGTCCGTCATCGACGAGAATCTCGGTCACCTTGCCCGACTTCGGCGAGGGGATCTGGTTCATCGTCTTCATCGCTTCGATGATGATCAGCGTCTGGCCTTCCTTGACCGTGGCGCCGATTTCGATGAAGGGGCGCGCGCCCGGAGCCGGCGCCATATAGACGGTGCCGACCATCGGAGCATTGACGACATTGGCTGGGTTGCGGGTCGGTGCTGCGGCCGGCGCTGCGCCCGCTGCTGCCGGAGCGGCGGCGCCCGCCGGGGCTGCGAAGGCCGGTGCTGCGATCGGCGCCTGCACGTATTGCGTCGTGCCGTTGCGCGACACGCGGATGCGCAGATCGTCCTGCTCGACCTCGATCTCCGTCAGATCCGTCTCGTTGAGAATGTTGGCGAGATCGCGGATCAGTGCCTGATCGATACCCGATTTCTTTTCAGCCATGGTGTTGCCCTGTCTTCTTCTTATACCGTGATGTTCTTCAGCGCATGCAGCGCCAGGATGTAGCTATGTGGCCCGAAGCCGCAGATCACGCCCTTGCATGCCGGCGCGATCATCGACTTGTGGCGGAATTCTTCCCGTGCATGAACGTTGGATATGTGGAGTTCGACGACGGGAATGGAAATGGCGCGGATCGCGTCGTGCAGCGCGACCGAGGTATGCGTATAGGCGCCTGCATTGATGGCGACCCCGACGGCCTTTTCGTCGGCCTCGTGAAACCAGTCCACAAGCGTACCTTCGTGGTTGCTCTGACGGAAATCGATATCGAAGCCGAGTTCGCGGCCGGCAGCTTTGCAGTCCGCTTCGATGTCCTTCAGCGTCTTGCCGCCATAAATGCCGGGTTCTCTTTTACCCAGCATGTTCAGGTTGGGGCCGTTCAGGACAAAAATCGTTTGCGTCATCGAATGTTCCGTAAATGCACGACGGCAACCTATAGACTCCGCGAAGGCTGAATGAAAGCCCTTACGGATTGGCCGGCAGCGATCGCGCCACATTTGTCCACATGGCTGAAACGCTTCGATTTTGGCGATTTGATGAGATGGCCGCGTTGATCAGCAGGCGGTCTTGCCGCAGCTGCGCATATTCTTGACCTTGGCTTCGAGATCGTCGAGCCCGACGGCGCCCGGCACCAGTTCGTTGCCGATCACGTAGGACGGCGTGCCGCTGATGCCGAGGCTGGAGGCGAGCTGGTAGGTCGCCTGAACGATGCCGTCATTCGGGCTCTTCGCCATCTCGGCGCGGATCTTGTCCTCGCTGACGCCGAGCGAGGCGGCGACGGCGATCGCGCTTTCGTCCGAGGCGCGGCCCTCGCTGCCGAGCAGGGCGACATGGAAATCGGCGTATTTTTCAGGCGCCAGCTTGCGGAAGGCGTCCGCCACCTTGTGGGCGGCGACGGAGTCCGGCCCGAGGATCGGAAATTCCTTGAGCACGAATCGAACGTTCTTGTCCTTTTTCAGCATTGCCTGCATGTCGGGAAGCGCATGGCGGCAGTAGCTGCAATTATAGTCGAAGAACTCGACGACGGTGACGTCACCCTTCGGATTGCCGAGCGCGACGTCGTTCTTCGAATCGAAGATGTCGGTCGTGTTCTCTTCGATCGCCATATTGGCCTTCGCCAGCCGCTGGGCTTCCTGCTTCTTCTGGAGCGCCTCCTGGACGTCGAGCATGATCTCGGGATTCTCGATCAGGTACTGCTTGATGAACTCGCCGAACTCCTTCTTCTGCTGGTCGTCGAGTGCTGCTGCCGGAAACGGAAGGGCAATCGATGCTGCAAGAGCCACCGCGGTGAAGCTTTTCGGGAGAAATGCCATAATATCCTCGTCATCGGCGATGTGGCCGTCTCTCTGCCGAGAAGACCGTCGCCGGGTTAATGGACTTGACTGCGTCGCGTCAAGGTACGGCGCGTTCGGTTCTGCTCAAACAGGAATTTTTCATCCCCGCGTCACGCTCGCGGGATTGTGATGAGCCGATTAATGCGGCAATTGTCGGGCCGTCATTGAAGAAGCCGAGCGAGAAACGATCTTGTTTTCCATATCCAAACGCAGCGAAGTCGAGCCTTTTCACGCCATGGATGTCCTGGCGGAAGCGACGAAGCGGCGCGCCAACGGCCATCCCGTCATCTCGATGGCAGTCGGCCAGCCTTCGCATCCGGCACCCCGGGCGGCGATCGAAGCAGCGCGCGAAGCCCTTGCCGAGGGCCGGATCGGTTACACCGATGCGCTGGGAACGGCGCGGCTGAAATCGGCGCTTGCCTGGCACTACAAGGATCGCCACGGCCTGGAGATCGATCCGGCGCGCATCGCCGTCACCATCGGTTCCTCGGCCGGCTTCAATCTCGCCTTCCTGTCGCTCTTCGATGCCGGTGACGCGGTGGCGATCGCCAGACCGGGTTATCCCGCCTATCGAAATATTCTTGGCGCGCTCGGTCTGAAGGTCGTCGAGGTGCCGGTAACGGCCGAGACCCATTTCACGCTCACCCCCGAGAGCCTCGAGGCGGCGCAAAAAGAAGCCGGTGTCCGACTGAAGGGTGTGCTGCTCGCAAGCCCCGCCAACCCGACCGGCACGGTAACGGGCCGCGAGGGGCTGAAGGCGCTTTCGGATTACTGCGCAGCCCATTCCATCGCCTTCATTTCCGATGAAATCTACCACGGGCTGACCTTCGCCGGCGAGGAGGTGAGCGCACTGGAACTGACCAACGAGGCGATCGTCATCAACTCCTTCTCAAAATATTATTGCATGACCGGCTGGCGGATAGGTTGGATGGTATTGCCGGAACGCCTGGTGCGGCCGATCGAGCGGGTGGCGCAGAGCCTTTATATCTCGCCGCCCGAGCTCTCCCAGATTGCCGCCACGGCCGCGCTAGGCGCCGGCGCCGAGCTCGATCGTTATAGGGCGAGCTATGCTGCCAACCGCGAGTTGCTGATGCAGCGCCTGCCGCAGATCGACCTTTCGATCGCCTCGCCGATGGACGGTGCTTTCTACGCCTATCTCGACGTCACCCGCTTCACCAATGACAGCATGGGCTTTGCCAAACGCATGCTCGCCGAAATCGACGTCGCCGCAACGCCTGGTCTCGATTTCGATCCGCTGGACGGAAATCGAACTTTGCGTCTGTCTTACGCGGGTTCGGAAGCGGAGATCGCCGAGGCGGTGGAGCGAATCGCTGCTTGGCTGAAATAGCCAGCGTCCGCTGTTGCCCTGTCGGTCAGCCTCGAGAGGAAAACAGCGATGCCAGCGTCGAACCCGGCTTGTTGTTCAGCCGCGGCACGACGACGAGCTGCTTGATGTCGCCGCGTTTGTAGGCGGCCAGAAAGCGCTTGTAATCCTTGAAGACGAGGCAGCCGTTGGAATCGCCGTTCTTGCCGAGCATGTAAGTGTGGGCGAGCAGCCCCACGCGGTCGTAGATGGCGTCCGAGCCCTCGACCGGCGTCATCCGCAGCGCTTCGACACCATGAAAGAGGGCCTCGCGCATGGTCAGGACATAGGTGTGCGGCGGCGTCGGTCCGCGCATCTTCTGGCTCACGTAACGAGGGTTGTCGCGCATCTTTCCGAGACCGGAATGAGCCTCCAGCCGTTCGCCATTCGGCAGGTAGACGGTGCTGTTTTCGATATCATAGATCGCGACACCCGCCCGCAGCTTCGGCGAGAAGACCGGCTTGTCGTAGCGCGGCACGGCATCGTCCTCATCGTCCTCGATCGGCGAGTTCGGCTGGGCATAGGCCAGGACAGGCCCAGCAGAGCGCTGCTCACCCTTGGCGGCCGGCGCCGGTTTGCCGACGAGTCCGTCCGGACGCGCCATCGGCAGCGGCACGGCACCTGCATCGGGTGAAAGGACGAGATCGAAGGGTTGATCCTCTGCCGCTGCGACCTCCACCGGTGCGGATTCTGTTTCAGGAACCGAGGCGGTCCTGACAGGAGACGCGATCGGCTCGATCGGGGCGGGCGCAATCTGCCGGGGGCCTGCATCGGCAAGCGCGAGCATCGCCCGGAGTTGGGCCGCGGCGACGGCCTCCTTGGACGGAACGATGATCCGGTCGCCGTCGTTCTCTTCAATCTCTGCCGAGGCGAGTTCGACTGGCGGCGGCGCGATCGCATCATCCTTGCGGAACTTGGCGCTGTCGGAAATCGCGGCGACGACCGGTTGCTCGCCAGCCATGACGAGCCGACTGTTCTTCGTAAGAGCCGCCAATGCCGTTGCGGCGGCGGCAGTCTTTTCGGCGTGAGACTGGATGAGGCTTGCGGTCAGCGGCATCTTCGGCTTCGCGTCGAAGGCGATCAGCCGATCGCCCTTGCCGACATGGATCAATCTCTCAAGGCGAGTTGACGGCGCCACCTTCGGGGTGGCCCCGATCTGTGCCAGGCTACCGGCTGGAGAGAAGGGCGCGGCGACCGAATGCATCGTTGCCAAGGTCGCGATCAGCCATGTTGAGGCTAAAAGCCCGGCGCCGACAACACCGTAAAGAAAATCGCGAGATCTGTGCGAACGCAAAGCAGATCCGCCAAGAGGGGCGACGTTATCCAACGTCCCTACCGCAAACGCCATACTACACTCGTCTTTCAAACTCGCTACGCAGGCCGGCGGCACTGACTGACTAAAACTTCGCCGGGGCCGGTAAGGGCGCAAAGGGGCCAAATTTAGGCCGCCTGCGACTTCCGACTGTTTTGAGAGGATGACGAATTATGGTTTCTAATTTGTTTACGCGATATCGCTGTTTTTTGGGATGTCTCAAAAAGAGATGCCTGCCGGCGTCTCAGGTGCGTTCCATCACATAACTTCCCGGTGCTTCTTCGATCGCGTTCAGCGCATCGCCGCCGGGTTTGCGCGCCGCAACGCGTCTGCCGTCCTGCGTCTCGATCCAGGCCTGCCAATGCGGCCACCACGATCCCGGCGTCTCGGTGGCTCGCTCGAGCCAGGTCTCGTAGTCGCCCTTGGCCGGGCCACCCGTCCAGAACTGGTATTTCTTCTTGTCGGGCGGGTTGACGACGCCGGCGATATGTCCCGAACCGGTGACGACGAATTCTACCTTGCCGCCGAAGAACTGGCTGCCGAGGAAGACCGATTTTGCAGGTGCGATGTGGTCCTCGCGCGTGGCGAGATTATAGATCGGGATCTTCACATCCTTCAGCGATACGCGCTTGCCGTCGAGGATCATTTCGTTCTGCGTCAGCGCATTGCGCAGATAGCAGTTGCGCAGATAGAAGGCATGATTTGCCGCCGCCATGCGGGTCGAATCGGCGTTCCAGAACAACAGGTCGAAGGGCAGGGGCTCCTGGCCCTTGAGGTAGCTGTTGACGAAATAGGGCCAGATCAGCTCGGAAGCGCGCAGCATATTGAAGGCCATCGACATCTTCGAGCCGTCGAGATAACCGGCCGACTTCATATGCTCTTCGAGCGCGGCAAGCTGCTCTTCGTCGACAAAGACCTTCAGGTCGCCGGCATGGGTGAAGTCGACCTGGGTGGTGAAGAGCGTCGCCGTCTTGATGCGCTTGTTCTTCTCCTTGGCGTGCAGCGCCAGCGTCGCCGCCAGCAGCGTGCCACCGACGCAGTAGCCGACGGCATTGACCTCCTTCTCGCCGGTTGCCTTGTCGATTGTCTCGAGCGCGAAATCGATGCCCTCGCGGGCATAGGCCGTCCAGTCCTTCTTGGCGTGGCGCGCATCCGGGTTGACCCAGGAAATGACGAAGACGGTCTGCCCCTGGTCGACGCACCATTTGATAAAGGATTTCTGCGGATTGAGGTCGAGAATATAGAATTTGTTGATCCAGGGCGGGCAGATCAGCAGCGGCCGCTTCAGCACCGTGTCGGTCGACGCCTCGTACTGGATGATCTGGCAGATGTCGTTCTGGGCGATCACCTTGCCCGGCGTCAGCGCCATGTCGCGGCCGACGGCAAATTTCGTCATGTCGGTCTGGCGAAGGCGCAGATCGCCATGTCCGGCGGCGATATCCTCGGCGAGCATCTTCATCCCCCGCACCAGGTTTTCGCCGTTGCTGGCGATCGTCTCGCGATAGAGCTGCGGATTGGTGGGGATGAAGTTGCTCGGCGAAAGCGCTGCGGTGATCTGCTTCACGTAGAAGCCCGCCTTGTGCTTGGTGTGCTCGTCGAGGCCGTCGGTCTCCGACACCAGCTTCTCCACCCAGTCACTGGTGACGAAATAGACCTGGCGGAGAAAATCGAAGAACGGATTCTTCTGCCAGTCCTCGTCGGAGAAGCGCTTGTCCTTGCGGGTATCGGGCTCGGGCGGCAAGGGCTCGCCCTGTCCGCTCATGCTTTGCATGCGCTGCATCGAACGCATCCAGATGCCGAAGAACGAAGACATCAGCTGCGTCTGCGCCTCGAAGGTGCGGCGGGGATCGGAAATCCAATATTCGCTGACCTTGGAAAGCGTCTTGACCATGTCGGCCATCGGATCGATGGCGGTTTCGGTGATCTCGCCGCGTTCGCGCGGCGCAAGCCAGGCCGAAGCGGCTTGCCCGAGATTTTCGAGAGCCCGGGCGAAATTCATCGCCATGGTCTCGGGATCCTTCAACACATAGGGATCGAGATCGGTTGCGTCGAAACCGGCCTTGCCGCCATTTTTCTGGCCGCCACTCTCCTGCTTGCTGTCGGTCACCATTTCCTCCGGCGGCAGCACCCTTTTTATCCGTTCGTTGTACATCGTGACCGAACGAGAAAACAAGTTCCACCCGCATCGGCTCGTGCTATTGCTTTGTGGCTACGACAAATTTAACAGTCGAAGCGGTCAGAACTGGATTTTGAGGCATGACGAAGAACGGCATTCGGCGCATCGCAACCTTCAACCGCACCGCATTGATTTGCGCCGCGGCGGCGATGGCCCTTGCCGGATGCAATCTGACGGCGGAGGAGAAGGCCGCGGCCGCGGCCAAGCGAGCGGCGCCGACCGCCGTCGTCATGCCGGCCACCAAGGGCGAAGCGGTCGAAGGTGGCCTCACCAAGTCGCCGGACGGCTATCCGAATTTCGGCGCGCCGCTAACGGCCGCTAACGTCCAGATGAGCGACGAGCAGGCGGCCGAGCTGCAGCATCAGCTGACCGCCCTTGCCGCCCGGCGCAAGGCCGGCGCGATTTCGGAAGCCGAATATCAGGCCAAGGTCGCCGAAATGCGCCGCCTGGCCGCCGAGCACGGCGAGCAGACGCTCTCCGAAATCTCCAAATAAACCTTGCCTTTCAGGCGATTTGGACGCAAAGCCTTCGGCAAGGATCGGAAGATGCAATTTTCCCGATAATGCGTGCCGACGCGGCCTTTCCGTCAAAGAATTGCCGCGTCACTTGGGTCTGATGAAATACGGCGCTGCGATTCTGAAGTTCGTGTTGCAGCCGCCGGGAGACGGAACGAACTTCGACTGCGGCCCGAAATGCCGCCTTTCCATGGGGAATGAAATGGAAGAGTTTCACAAAGTCCGGCGTTTGCCGCCTTATGTTTTCGAACAGGTCAACCGTTTGAAAGCAAGCGCGCGAGCGGGCGGCGCCGATATCATCGATCTCGGCATGGGAAACCCTGACCTTCCAACCCCCCAGGCGATCGTCGATAAGCTCTGCGAGGTCGTACAGGATCCGCGCACTCACCGTTATTCCTCCTCCAAGGGCATTCCGGGCCTGCGCCGCGCCCAGGCCGCCTATTATGCCCGCCGTTTCGGCGTCAAGCTCAACCCGGATACGCAGGTGGTCGCCACCTTGGGCTCGAAGGAAGGCTTCGCCAACATGGCGCAGGCGATTACCGCCCCCGGTGACGTCATCCTCTGCCCGAACCCGACCTACCCGATCCACGCCTTCGGCTTCCTGATGGCGGGCGGCGTGATCCGCTCGATGTCGGTTGAGCCGGACGAGAGCTTTTTCCCGCCGCTCGAGCGCGCCGTCCGGCATTCGATCCCGAAGCCGCTGGCGCTGATCCTCAACTATCCGTCGAACCCGACCGCTCTCGTGGCGACGCTCGATTTCTACAAGGACGTCATCGCCTTCGCCAAGAAGCACGATATCATCGTGCTCTCCGACCTTGCCTATTCGGAGATCTATTTCGACGGCGCGCCGCCGCCGTCGGTTCTCGAAGTGCCGGGCGCGATGGATGTGACGGTCGAGTTCACCTCGATGTCGAAGACCTTCTCCATGCCCGGCTGGCGCATGGGTTTTGCCGTCGGCAACGAGCGGCTGATCGCCGCTTTGACCCGCGTCAAGTCCTACCTCGACTATGGCGCCTTCACGCCGATCCAGGTGGCGGCGACCCACGCGCTGAACGGCGATGGTTCCGACATTGCGGAAGTCCGCAACGTCTATAAGCGCCGCCGTGACGTCATGGTCGAAAGTTTCGGTAAGGCCGGTTTTGAAGTGCCGCCGCCGGCGGCGACCATGTTCGCCTGGGCGAAGATTCCGGAAAAGTTCCGTCATCTCGGTTCGCTGGAATTCTCCAAGCTCCTGGTCGAGAAGGCCGACGTCGCCGTTGCCCCGGGTATCGGCTTCGGCGAACAGGGCGACGACTACGTCCGTCTGGCGCTTGTCGAGAACGAACACCGCATCCGCCAGGCTGCGCGCAACATCAAGAAGTTCATGTCGACCGCGGACGAGACGATGCATAACGTCATTTCGCTGAACGCACACCGCTAATCTTAACTCTCGGCAGCCGCCTTCCGACGGCTGCCGCCAAACAGACATTTCAGGATCGATCCATGGCAGATGCCCTCAAAATCGGCATTGCGGGCTTGGGCACCGTTGGCGCCTCGCTTGTCCGCATCATTCAGCAGAAGAGCAACGAGCTTGCCGTCACCTGCGGGCGTCCGATCACCATCACGGCGGTCTCCGCGCGCGACAAGACGAGGGACCGTGGCATCGATCTCTCAGGCGTCGCCTGGTTCGACCGGCCGGAAGACCTCGCCGAAAAGGGCGACATCGATGTTTTCGTCGAGCTGATGGGCGGCGCCGAAGGGGCTGCCAACGTCTCGGTTCGCACGGCCCTGCAGCGCGGTCTCCACGTGGTGACAGCCAATAAGGCGCTGCTTGCCTATCACGGCGTCGAGCTCGCGACGATCGCCGAAGATAAGGGCTCGCTGTTGAATTTCGAGGCGGCTGTTGCCGGCGGCATTCCCGTCATCAAGGCGCTGCGCGAATCGCTGACCGGTAACGCGGTCTCGCGCATCTACGGCATCATGAACGGCACCTGCAATTACATCCTTACCAAGATGGAGAAGGAAGGGCTGTCCTTCGCCGAATGCCTCAAGGAAGCGCAGCGGCTGGGTTATGCCGAGGCCGATCCCGCCTTCGATATCGAAGGCAACGACACCGCCCATAAGCTCGCGATCCTGACGACGCTCGCCTTCGGCAATCGCATCGCCGCCGACGACATCTATCTTGAAGGCATCACCAATATCTCGATCGAGGATATCCACGCCGCCGCCGAGCTCGGCTACCGCATCAAGCTCTTGGGCGTTGCCCAGCGCACCGATACCGGCATTGAGCAGCGCGTCCATCCGACGATGGTGCCGGTCGATTCGGTCATTGCCCAGGTCGACGGCGTCACCAATGCGGTAGCGATCGAATCCGATGTGCTCGGCGAACTGCTGATGGTCGGTCCCGGCGCTGGCGGCAATGCCACAGCCTCATCGGTGCTCGGTGACATCGCCGATATCGCCAAGAGCCAGCCGGGCGCCCAGCGCGTGCCGGTGCTCGGGCATCCTGCAAAGGCGCTCGAGCCCTACCGCAAGGCCCAGATGCAGAGCCACGAGGGCGGTTATTTCATCCGCCTGACCGTGCTCGACCGCACCGGGGTCTTTGCAAGCGTCGCAACCCGCATGGCCGAAAACCACATCTCGCTCGAATCGATCGTCCAGCGTTCGAAGCAGCATCTGTCGCCGTCGCACCACCAGACGATCATTCTCGTGACCCATGCGACAATGGAGGAATCGGTGCGCAAGGCCGTCGCCTCGATCAAGTCGGAAGGATATCTCTTCGGCGAGCCGCAGGTCATCCGCATCGAACGGCCGAAAGAAGAAGCTTGATCCTTTCCCGTTCGGGAATACGAGCCGTCCTGCCTTGTTGAACTACCCGCGAAAGTTGGACATCAGACTTCGCGGCAGTTCACGATAGCAGGGCGGCTTTTTCTGTTGATCGTGCAACCCGCCATACGGAAGTCTATATTAACAATTGCGCAAATAGGGATATAAATAAAACCATAGATGGTGAGTCGTCGGCGTGGAGCATTTCATGAGCAAGGACAGCCAAGCCGGGAAGGGGTATGGCTGCCCGAGCGAGATGCCGCCAAACCATCCTGACCTGCCCGCGGAAATTCTCAAGCCGGTCCATCGCGACATTCGGGAGGAGATTCCCGAGGACGTTGACGGCGAAGAAAACACCGAAGGCCGCAACTGGGCGATCCTGCTGACGCTCTTTTCGTTTCTGCTGGTGCAAATCGGCGGAATCGCCATGATCATTTGGGCGATCTTCTGGTAAAAATCCGTGTCTGCACGTCCATCGCTATGTTATCTCCGCTGCTCCTGTAGAAAGAACAGATGACATCAGCGGAGTTTGGCATGTCAGATCTCGTCGATCCGGTACAGCGCGCATTTCTCGGCGTGGAGAAATCCGCACTCGACAATCGCTGGGTCGCAAGACTCGACCAGGCCGGCCAGAATCGGGCGCTCGCCATGTCGCAGCTTCACGGGCTGCCGGATCTGATTGCGCGCGTTCTCGCCGGACGCGGCGTTGCGGTGGACGAGGCGATCGAATTTCTCGATCCGACGATTCGCAGCCTGATGCCCGATCCCCACACGCTGACCGACTGCGAGAAGGCGGCGACCCGCCTCATGAGCGCGATCGAGCGCGGCGAGAACGTGGCGATCTTCGGCGACTACGACGTCGACGGCGCGGCCTCATCGGCGCTGATGTTTCGCTTTCTCAGCCATTTCGGCGTCAAGGCGAACATCTACATTCCCGACCGGATCTTTGAAGGTTACGGCCCCAATCCGGCGGCGATCAACCAGCTGATCGACAACGGTGCCCGGCTGATCGTCACCGTCGATTGCGGCTCCACCAGTCACGAGGCGCTTGCGGCGGCTGTCGCGCGCAATATCGATGTTGTCGTTATCGATCACCACCAGGTGACACACGAGCTGCCGCCCTGTCACGCGCTGGTCAACCCGAACCGCGAAGACGATCTCTCGGGGCAGGGGCATCTCTGCGCGGCTGGCGTCGTCTTCATGGTGCTGGTGGCGACGCTGAGGCTGCTGCGCGCGGCCGGCAACAAGCGCATCCTGGCCCTGGACCTGCTGCAATGGCTGGATATCGTCGCGCTGGCGACCGTCTGCGATGTCGTGCCGCTGAAGGGGCTCAATCGCGCCTATGTGGTCAAGGGGCTGGTCGCTGCCCGCCACCAGAGCAATGCCGGGCTTGCCGCACTCTTCCGCAAGGCCGGGCTCGCCGGCCCGGTGACACCCTATCATTTCGGCTTCCTGATCGGCCCGCGCATCAATGCCGGCGGACGAATCGGCGATGCCGCACTCGGAAGCCGCCTGTTGACCCTCGACGATGCCGGCGAGGCTGAAATCATCGCTCAGCGTCTCGACGAACTCAATCGCGAGCGCCAGGCGATGGAGGCCATGATGCTGCAGGAGGCGGAAGCCGAGGCGCTGGCCGAATATGGCGACGGCGAGGGCGCCTCCGTCATCGTCACCGCCCACGAGAAATGGCATCCCGGCATCGTCGGGCTGATCGCGGCGCGGCTGAAGGAAAAGTTCAAACGGCCGGCCTTCGCGATCGCCTTCGATCCCTCCGGCCGCGGCACCGGCTCGGGCCGCTCCATCAACGGCTTCGACATGGGCAGAATGGTGCGGGCGGCGGTCGACGAGGGGCTGCTCGTCAAGGGCGGCGGCCACGCCATGGCCGCCGGGCTGACCGTCGAGCGCGCCGATCTCGGCAGGCTCAGAACCTTCTTCACCGAAAAGGCGGCAAGGACGGTGGCGAACCTCGTCGCCAACGAGACGCTGAAGATCGACGGGGCGATCGGCGCCAGCGGCGCCACGCTCGAACTCATCGACCGTCTGGAAGCGGCCGGCCCCTACGGTTCCGGCCACGCCCAGCCGCTCTTTGCCGTGCCGGCGCACCGCGTGCGCGACGCCCGCCTGGTCGGCGAGAAACATGTGAAGGTGACGCTGGAGGCAATGGACGGGTCGCGGCTCGATGGAATCGCATTCCGCGCCGCCGATACGACGCTCGGCAACCTTCTCGTCAATTCACGCGGCGCCAGCCTGCATGTGGCGGGTACGCTCGGCGCCGATCATTACCAGGGCGCCCGCCGCATTCAGATGCGCGTCTGCGATGCCGCGCCGGCAAAATAGAAGGCCACGGCTTATGATGAGGATTTGTAGGAAAGAAAGTGGCACGCCCTAGGGGAGTCGAACCCCTCTTCCCAGAATGAAAATCTGGTGT
Encoded here:
- the aroQ gene encoding type II 3-dehydroquinate dehydratase, giving the protein MTQTIFVLNGPNLNMLGKREPGIYGGKTLKDIEADCKAAGRELGFDIDFRQSNHEGTLVDWFHEADEKAVGVAINAGAYTHTSVALHDAIRAISIPVVELHISNVHAREEFRHKSMIAPACKGVICGFGPHSYILALHALKNITV
- a CDS encoding pyridoxal phosphate-dependent aminotransferase, with translation MFSISKRSEVEPFHAMDVLAEATKRRANGHPVISMAVGQPSHPAPRAAIEAAREALAEGRIGYTDALGTARLKSALAWHYKDRHGLEIDPARIAVTIGSSAGFNLAFLSLFDAGDAVAIARPGYPAYRNILGALGLKVVEVPVTAETHFTLTPESLEAAQKEAGVRLKGVLLASPANPTGTVTGREGLKALSDYCAAHSIAFISDEIYHGLTFAGEEVSALELTNEAIVINSFSKYYCMTGWRIGWMVLPERLVRPIERVAQSLYISPPELSQIAATAALGAGAELDRYRASYAANRELLMQRLPQIDLSIASPMDGAFYAYLDVTRFTNDSMGFAKRMLAEIDVAATPGLDFDPLDGNRTLRLSYAGSEAEIAEAVERIAAWLK
- a CDS encoding DsbA family protein translates to MAFLPKSFTAVALAASIALPFPAAALDDQQKKEFGEFIKQYLIENPEIMLDVQEALQKKQEAQRLAKANMAIEENTTDIFDSKNDVALGNPKGDVTVVEFFDYNCSYCRHALPDMQAMLKKDKNVRFVLKEFPILGPDSVAAHKVADAFRKLAPEKYADFHVALLGSEGRASDESAIAVAASLGVSEDKIRAEMAKSPNDGIVQATYQLASSLGISGTPSYVIGNELVPGAVGLDDLEAKVKNMRSCGKTAC
- a CDS encoding DUF2778 domain-containing protein, which gives rise to MAFAVGTLDNVAPLGGSALRSHRSRDFLYGVVGAGLLASTWLIATLATMHSVAAPFSPAGSLAQIGATPKVAPSTRLERLIHVGKGDRLIAFDAKPKMPLTASLIQSHAEKTAAAATALAALTKNSRLVMAGEQPVVAAISDSAKFRKDDAIAPPPVELASAEIEENDGDRIIVPSKEAVAAAQLRAMLALADAGPRQIAPAPIEPIASPVRTASVPETESAPVEVAAAEDQPFDLVLSPDAGAVPLPMARPDGLVGKPAPAAKGEQRSAGPVLAYAQPNSPIEDDEDDAVPRYDKPVFSPKLRAGVAIYDIENSTVYLPNGERLEAHSGLGKMRDNPRYVSQKMRGPTPPHTYVLTMREALFHGVEALRMTPVEGSDAIYDRVGLLAHTYMLGKNGDSNGCLVFKDYKRFLAAYKRGDIKQLVVVPRLNNKPGSTLASLFSSRG
- the accC gene encoding acetyl-CoA carboxylase biotin carboxylase subunit, coding for MPMISKILIANRGEIALRVLRACKELGIACVVVHSTADADAMHVRLADESVCIGPPSSRESYLNIHQIVAACEITGADAVHPGYGFLSENAKFADILEAHGITFIGPTADHIRIMGDKITAKTTALELGIPVVPGSDGEVKTEEDALRTAAEIGYPVLIKATAGGGGRGMKVARSEADLIEAWSTARTEAAAAFGNDAVYMEKYLGKPRHIEIQVFGDGEGNAIHLGERDCSLQRRHQKVWEEANSPALNVEQRMKIGQICADAMKKLKYRGAGTIEFLYENGEFYFIEMNTRLQVEHPITEAITGIDLVHEQIRVASGGGLSVTQDDVHFSGHAIECRINAEDPRTFVPSPGTITHFHAPGGLGVRIDSGAYQGYKIPPYYDSLIGKLIVHGRTRVECMMRLRRALDEFVVDGIKTTLPLFQELVSNQDIANGDYDIHWLEHHLANTPAA
- the accB gene encoding acetyl-CoA carboxylase biotin carboxyl carrier protein — encoded protein: MAEKKSGIDQALIRDLANILNETDLTEIEVEQDDLRIRVSRNGTTQYVQAPIAAPAFAAPAGAAAPAAAGAAPAAAPTRNPANVVNAPMVGTVYMAPAPGARPFIEIGATVKEGQTLIIIEAMKTMNQIPSPKSGKVTEILVDDGHPVEYGQALVVIE